TTCACAACTTCTTATCTAACTTTCGATATCGAGATCGAAATTCAGCAGATCAACGGTTCAGATTCATCCGAAGATCGAAAGCATTACACCTGCCGCCACGGCAGAACCTATCACTCCAGCCACATTAGGGCCCATAGCATGCATCAACAAAAAGTTAGAGGAGTTCTCTTCCTGTCCCACTTTTTGTACTACTCTGGCAGCCATAGGCACGGCCGATACTCCCGCCGCTCCTATCATGGGATTTATTTTGGCATCACTTAAAAAGTTGAATAATTTGCCCAAAAAGAGACCTGTGGCGGTACCGAAAGAAAAAGCCAGAACTCCTAAAAGCAAAATCGCCAGGGTATCTGTTCTCAAAAATACATCTGCAGCAGCGCTGGCGCCAACCCCCAGACCCAGAAAGATCGTCACAATGTTTATGAGGGCATTCTCAGCCACTTCGCTCAGTCTATCGACCACGCAGGCCTCCTTGAATAGATTGCCCAGCATGATCATACCCACCAGGGGAGCTGCATCGGGAACGAGCAAAACTACCACCAGTGATACAGCGATGGGAAAAATTATCTTTTCCCGCTGTGATACCGGACGCAGCTGTTCCATCTCGATCTTTCTCTCTTCTGCACTGGTAAATAACTTTATTATGGGCGGCTGTATTATGGGCACCAGGGCCATATAAGCATATGCGGCCAGGGCGATTGCCCCCAGATAATCAGGAGCGAGCAGAGAAGAGATGTAGATTGCAGTAGGACCATCTGCTCCTCCGATAATTCCTATAGAAGCTGCTTCCGGACCGGTGAATCCGAGCAGGATAGAGCCGATAAATGTGAGAAAAATGCCGAACTGAGCAGCCGCTCCCAGAAGCGCGCTTTTGGGGTTGGCCAGCATAGGGCCAAAATCCGTCATCGCTCCGATGCCCAAAAATATCAGCGGAGGAAAAATCCCCAGATCCAGTCCGTAATAGAAATACTGGAACAGTCCGGCCGGATCATCTGCAGCTGCTTCTTCCATCAGCCCTGTCAGGGGCAGGTTCACCATCATCATGCCAAAACCTATAGGCAGCAGCAGAAGAGGTTCGTACTCCTTGACAATCCCCAGGTAAATCAAAACCAGGGCGATCACTATCATAATAATCTCGCGCGGGCCCAGCACTACCAGGCCTGAGCTGACTAAAAAATCGATAAAAGCCTCTGTCACTTTTTTCTACCTCCTCATCCTGATTTAACAAATCAATCATGAGAACTTCCAGTTATAGCCCGGTCAAAATTGACGCCGGATCTATTCAATGGTCATAACCGGATCGCTGGCATCAACTGATTGATCTTCGGAAACCAGTATATTCTTAACACTGCCGCCTGTCGGAGCATAGACTTCATTTTCCATCTTCATAGCTTCTAATATCATGATCAGCTCGCCTTCAGAGACCTCATCCCCCTCGCCAACTTTGAGTTCCAGGACAGTTCCGGCCATAGGAGCTTCTACCTGACCATTGGCTGTTTCGTTTTTGGAAGCTCCCCCGCCGGTATCTCTTTCTTCATCATTATCCTTAGAAGCCATTTTATTGTCTTTTGCCGCAGTACTGTTGCTGCCGGAATTTTTCTGCGGTGAGCTGTCTTTTTGAATTTCCGCTGTTTCCCTTGAAGATCCATACTCAGATATTTCTTCTACTTCTATTTCATAAGTTTCACCAGCAACTGTAACTTTAAATCTTTTTTTAGAGCCCAAAAATATCCCTCCCTGCAATAGATTAATTAAATCAGCCTTTTGCGATATTATAATATCTTATATTAATCGATCCTGTTTTCCTGAGCCTGCTGCATCATCCAGGCTGAGATCGGCTGATTTCCTCTGCTGACACGCAGTATTCTAAAATCTTCTCCTTCTTCCTGATAATAAGAGCGGACTGCAGCCATAATAGCTGCCATTATCTCCGGCTTTATCGCACCTGTCTTTTCAGCTCCCCCCGTTTGTTTTTGAGCAGTTTCTTTTTCTTTGGAGGTTTCCTTTTCAGACTTAGTCGGCTCTTCGGTTCTGTTTTTTGCAGGCTTATCCGACGATTTTGAAGACTCTGCTGCGACTATCTCGATTCCTTTTATCGTCACCAGCAGAAGCAGCAGTATGCCGAAAACTATCGTCATTCCTAAAATCGCCACCTGACCTCCGGCAAATAACTGATCGAATACGCTCATTTCTGCAAGAGCTTCTGGATCCTGAATCAATTCCAGCGGTGACATCTAAATTACTCCTCCTTTTCTGCCGCCCTCTTTAAACAGGAAAGTTTCCGTGTTTTTTGGCAGGTAAACTCTGCTGCTTTTCCCTTATAGCCTCTAGCGATCTGATCAATTGAGGTCTTGTGTTTTCAGGCTGAATAACATTATCCACATATCCCAGAGAAGCAGCCTGATAGGGGTTGGCAAAATTATCTCTGAATTCATCTATTTTCTCCTGTCTAATCTCTTCCGGATTATCTGCCTCTTCGATTTCCCGGCGAAAGATTATATTGGCCGCTCCCCGGGGACCCATGACAGCAATCTCCGCTGTAGGCCAGGCAAAAACATAATCTCCCTCCATGTGTCTGCTGCTCATGGCGATATATGCTCCTCCATAAGCCTTGCGCAAAATAACATTTAACAGGGGGACTGTCGCTTCGCTGTAAGCATAAAGCAGCTTGGCCCCATGACGGATAACGCCGCCGTGTTCCTGCTCAACTCCCGGCAGATAGCCCGGTACATCAGTAAAAGAGAGCACCGGTATATTAAAGCTGTCACAAAACCTTATAAATCTGGATCCTTTATCGGCCGAATCGATATCAAGACATCCAGCTTTAACCGCCGGCTGGTTCGCCACTATGCCGATGCTGTGTCCTCCCAGGCGGGCAAATCCCACGACAATATTGCGGGCAAAATAGGGCTGGACTTCCAGAAATTCTCCCTCATCGACCACCGGTTTGATGACATCCCTGACATCATAGGATTTCTGGGGCTCATCGGGCACAATGCTGCGCAGCTCTTCCTCCTTTCTGTCCAGAGGATCTCCATTTTCCTCAAAAGGAGGCAGTTCTCGATGATTATCAGGAATATAGCTCAAAAGCCTGCGTATGCGGTCAAAGCATTCTTCCTCGCTGTCATCCAGAAAATGCGCCACACCGCTGCGTCGATTATGAGCCATTCCTCCCCCCAGTTCTTCGTGGGTTACTTCCTCTCCTGTAACCGATTTTATTACATCTGGACCGGTCACAAACATCTTGCTGGTGCCGTCAACCATAAAAACAAAATCGGTAAGAGCCGGTGAATAAACCGTGCCGCCGGCGCAGGGCCCCAAAATTGCGGAAAGCTGAGGTATCACTCCGGAGTTGATAGAATTTCGATAGAAGATATTTCCATAACCCGAAAGAGAAGCAACTCCCTCCTGTATTCTGGCACCGCCGGATTCATTCAACCCTATCACAGGCGATCCGGCTTTGGCGGCTTCGTCCATAATCTTACAGATTTTTTCAGCATGCATCTCTCCCAGCGAACCGCCCATAGCTGTAAAATCCTGGGCGAAAATATAGACATTCCGTCCTGAAATCGTTCCTCTTCCAGTCACGACTCCCTCTCCGGGTATTTCTTTTTCGTCCATACCCAGCTGCTGGGTTCTGTGCTCGACAAAGGTACCTATCTCCTGAAAACTGCCTTCATCCAGCAGCATATCTATTCTTTCACGAGCCGTATACTTGCCGCGCTCGTGCTGTTTGGCTATCTTCTCTTCTCCGCCGCCCTGTCTAATTTTTTCTTTCTTTTTTTTCAGCTGTTCTATCTTTTCATCCATATTTTCAAATCACCCTTACTTTATAATACTCTGGCAGAATGCTCTTCTATAAATAAGTGCACACCCCTGCCTTTCGCCGCCTGCTTATGCTGTCGATTTGGGAGGTTGTATGCATTGAAAGACAGTCTGAACTAAGGCAGGGATATGCGGTTGATCACTCAGAGTTAGGCCTTTCAGTTCAGCTCTTTTTATTCAGCCAGATATTCCAGGCCGAGGCTTTCCAGTTTTTCTTTTTCGGGAATGCCTTCCTGGCTCCAGCCCCGCTCTTTGTAATAATCATTGAGAATTCTACCCAGATGAGGCAGGTTGCCTCCCGATCTGCCCGTCTCTCTATCATGACTTAAAAGACGGGGAGCCAGCTGATCATCCTTGCGGGAGATTCCCTGCTTGACATTGTACATTCTCTTCATATTATGCAGCCTCTCACCGGTTTCAAAAATATCATCCACATCAAAATCCCAGCCGGTTACCAGGTTGACCCAATCTGTAAAGTCTTCGGTGGTTACTTCGCCCTGTATCAGGAATTTACACAGACCTAAAGCGTTAAAGAGATTCATGAAATTCTGTATAACTGCTGTCAGCTCTCCTTTGTTTTCGTGGTGATGAGGATCGATTTCTTTTTCAAAGCCGAAGTTTTCCGGGGGATAGGTGCCCGATTCTGCAAAATAACTGAGAGCTTCCAGGTGACAGGCACCTCTGTTGGCAGTGGCGTAATTCCCGGCCATGCTGGTAAAGGCCCTGGGATCATGGAATGCATAGGAAAGCCCCTTGGTGTGAACGGCAAACTCCTCTGCTATGCCGCCCAATTCTTCAGCAGCTCTTTTGACACCTTTGGCCAGTACATCACCTATATCCTCTCTGGCCGCAATTTTCTCTATCAATTCCAGAACTGCCTCTCCATCTCCCCAGTCAAGTTTAAGACCTCCGGTATCCTCTTCAGTTATCAACCCTTTTTGGAAGCTTTCGATGGCCATAGCTACTGCATTGCCGGTTGAAATAGTATCCAGTCCATATCTGTTGCAGAGATCGTTGGCTGCGCATAGATATTCCGGATCGTCATTTAGTACCATGGAGCCGAAGGCAGCACAGGTCTCGTATTCAGGTCCATGACCTTCCTCGCCTTCATAAGGACCAACTCTAACTTCTACATCCTTGCCGCAGCGGATCGGACAGGCATAACAGGAATAATGACCGGTTACCAAACCAGTTTCATCCAGATTCTGACCGGAAATTTTCTCAGCACCTTCTACCCAGCTGCCCAGAGTCCAGTTCTTTATGGGTAGGTCGCCATTTGCCTCAACGCCCATAACACCACCGGCTGTGCCAAAATTGGTCAGGCCTTCAGCTTTATCCTGAAGCTCAGGAATGAACTGCTTTAAATGATCGTTCAGGCCATCTTTATCATATAGTGTCGGCTTTTTATCTCCAGTAACAGCTACAGCTTTGACATTTTTTGAGCCCATCAAAGCCCCCATACCGCAGCGTCCTGCCGCCCGGGTTTCCCTGCCGCCGATCATAATTCCGGCTATCAAAGCCTGATTTTCACCGGCCGGACCCAGACTGGCAACCTCAAATTCTTTTCCGTTTTCCTCTTTAATTTTCTTCTCAGTAGCGTACACATCTTCTCCCCAGAGATCTTCAGCGTTTTTGATCTCGACTTCATCTTCATCGATCAGCAGGCTTACCGGATTAGAAGCTTTGCCGGTTAGTATCAGACCATCGTAGCCTGTTTTCTTCAGCTGGGAACCAAAAAATCCACCAACAGTAGATTCGGCCCATATTCCTGTCAGAGGAGATTTGCCCACCACAGAAACTTTGCAGGCCGTGGGGACTCTGGTGCCGGTCAGCATGCCTGCCATAAACATCAGAGGAACTTCCTCTGATAGTGGCGACAGATCAGGATCAAATTCAGTATTCAAAATCCAGCCGGCCAGTCCGCTGCCGGCAAAATATTTTTTATAATTTTCCTCAGCGATTTCGATCTCTTCCTGTGTCTCTTCACTCAGATCAATTTTGAGAACTTTACCGTGGTAACCGTTGCTCATTTGAATAACCCTCCTGTTGATTATCAGTGATATTGCTTTTGTATGCATGTATCCACCCAATATATATGCATTTTTCGTTCCAGAATTGCCCAAAATCGAAAATTAATTTTCAAAAACGCGGCAAATCGTCCTGGCTCAGCCAGTTACAGGAATCTTGATCTGTTGATCTTGCCCTAAAAAAATCGGAACAGATAATTTTAAATCGTCATCGTACATGTTTATATGCATAAATTTATGTGCAGCCGGTGCCTTTGTGTTGGTTTTGATGTGCAGAGATGATGTGGATAAGATCCAGATAGTAAACCCCCCCGCATAACGGAGGGAAATATAAGATAAAATCAGGTATGACATTTTTTGAAAGACTTTATATTTGAAAGACTTTATAGCTGTTATAATCAATCTTGAATCCCAAATTTGTCGAGTTTATTATAAAGGGTGTTGCGGTGAATTCCCAGTATTCTGGCAGCCTCGGTTTTGTTGCCCCCGGCAGCTGCCAGCGCCTGTCTGATACAGCGCTTTTCCGTTCTCCGGACCAGCTTGCTTAAGTCCAGATTTTCTTTTTTGATTTTTACAGCATCCTCTGACTCCAAATCATCCGTTTTGAAATCTTCGGTCTGCTCAGTTTTTGCGCCAGCTTTTTTTTCTGCATCAGTAGTGCCGGTTCCGTAAGTATCATCGATGCCGGCAGAAGAAGTCAGTATATCAGGCAGATGCTCGGGTTCGATCATTTTACCTGAAGAGAGGTTTACCGCTCTCTCCAGAAAATTATAAAGTTCTCTGACATTGCCCGGCCAATCATAATTTTCCAGCAGTTCCAGCGCCCGGGGGCTCAATTCGTGCCTGTCCTCATTTAACTTTTCAGACAGTTCGGTGAGTATATGATCCGATAAGATCGAGATATCCTCTTTTCTTTTTCTGAGCGGTGGTATCTGCAGTCTGATAACATTTAGGCGGTAATATAAATCCTGACGAAATTTCCCTTCCGCCACCAGACTCTCGACATCTTCGTTGGTTGCCGCAATCACTCTGGTGTCGATTTTCTTTCTTTCCGTGCCCCCAACCCGCTGTATTTCTCTTTCCTGCAGAACCCTCAGGATCTTGGCCTGCATTTCCAGCGGCATCGAGGTTATTTCATCCAGGAAAATGGAGCCGCCATCGGCCAGCTCAAATTTCCCCGGTTTGCCGGTCTCCCTGGCTCCAGTAAAAGCTCCCTCTTCATAACCAAAGAGCTCAGATTCGAGCAGATTTTCCGGTATAGCTGCACAGTTAACCCTCACAAAAGATCCATATTTGCGGGCTCCGCCGCTGTGAATTGCATGAGCAAACATCTCCTTGCCCGTCCCGCTCTCACCGTTGATCAAAACGGTGGAATTGCTGCTGGCACAATTCTCCGCTATCTCCTTCAAATATTCCATTCTCTCATTTCTGGTAATTATGCTGGAGAATGTATATTTGGCTTCCTGTCGTCTTTTCAACTCATTTTTGTATTCATCCAGTTCATTCTCAACCACTTCCAGCCTCTGAGCTAAAGCCTTGACCTCACGGGCATCTTCGAATAAGATTTTGCCGGCCACACCTATTAGCTCACCATCTTCCTTCAGGGGGATTCTGCTGGTGATCATCTCCTCTCCCTGAATGTTCTGCAGATGGCCTATCTCGGCATCGCCCGATTCCGCGATCAAATGAAGTCTGGTATTATCTATAACTTCAGTAACATGCCTGCCCTTTACCTCTTCAGCTTCAAGTCCCAGACACTCCTCATAGGCATTGTTAAAATCGGTAATATAACCGTCCGGATCTACAATTACAAGCGCTTCGTAGGCATTATTAAACACTTTCTGCAGTTTTTTTAACTGCTCTTTAAGTTTATCGACCTCTTCTGATGTAATTAGTGTTTCCAGTTCACTCTGAAAAGCAGTTTTCGCATGAAAATCAGCTTCTGTAAATTTGTCCAGAACAGTTATACTTTTGATATATCTTTTTTCCTGCTGGCTCTCAGAAAAAAACTTCTTTTCAGGGCAAAACTGACGACATTTATATTTTCGATCGCCAAGCTTTAGGACCCCCTCTCTGTATCCGGAACTCCCCTGCTGCTCAAAAGATGAAATTTTCTCCTCGATGCCGCTCTCGGTCACATTTTTATTCCGATCCAGAATATCTTTTATCCAGGAACTGATAAAAATCAATTTATCTCTGCTGTCAACAACAATTATCCCCATATTAAGCCCCCCTCAGATCTTTCAAATAGCTTTTAGCCAGAATTAAAATTCACTGGTTTCAGTCGATGCTTCTTATTATATCATATAAATCCCCGCAGAGAAAAAAATTTCATTGTGAGCGAAGCTTGATATATTCCAGTATAACTAAATAAGATTTTTTACACACCTATTTACCAGCTGAAGTCAGGAAGACCCGTAAAACCTGTCTTGTAATTACTGCAAAAATATTCACACACTTATTTTTCAGAATTTCCGGGATCTTTTCGATTTCCTTTCCTCTGAATTAACCCGCTGCTATCAGTTTAGCTTTACAAATTAAAGCTATTCAATTATAATTTACTATAAGGATTACACAGTTAGACTAAAGCCTGTTTAGCTATTTTTTCCGTAATTTTAAAAATTTGTTACGTTGCTGCGTTAAAATATAAGGGGGCGATGAACATGGGGAATAAGAAATCCGCTATAGATCTCAACTGTGATATGGGAGAAAGTTTTGGAGTCTACGAACTGGGAATGGATGATCAGGTTATTGAATACATATCCTCGGCCAATATAGCCTGCGGTTTTCACGCTGGTGATCACAATGTCATGAAAAAAACTGTCGGGCTGGCCGCTCAAAATGAGGCAGGGATAGGCGCCCACCCTTCATTGCCCGATCTCAATGGATTCGGCAGAAGAAAAATGGATATCAGCCCGGAAGAGATCAAGAATATATTGACCTACCAGATTGGAGCCCTTTCAGCCTTTGCTCGCTCGGAGGACTGTACTCTGCAGCACGTTAAACCTCATGGAGCTCTTTATAACATGGCCGCAGAAAATTATGAGCTGGCGGCGGCAGCAGCCGAAGCAGTCAAGAACATAGATGATGGACTTATTTTTGTGGCTCTGGCAAATTCTGAACTGCTCCGCGCTGCTCGGGATGCCGGACTCGATGCCGCCTGCGAGGCTTTTGCCGACCGCGCCTATACTTCTGACGGCACCCTTGCTTCCCGCAGCCTGGCGGGTGCTGTTATAGAGGATGCCGAAAAAATAAAGTCCAGGGTTGTGAGGATGGTCAAAGATAATGAAGTCAAAACAATCGATGGCAAGATAATAGAGGTTGAGCCCGATACGATCTGCGTTCACGGCGACAACCCGGAGGCTTTGGAGATTGTAAGGGAACTGGTTCAGACACTGCAGGATTCCAATATAAAGATAAAACCCATGAGAGATATCCTGCAAAAAAATTAAGGATCTTCTTGTTATCAGTTGGTAGATATCGAATAAGATCGGGGAAAAATTTCATTGTGAACGAATCTTTATATCTTCCAGTACAACTAAATGAGGTTTTTGACACACCTATTAACTAACTGAAGACAATAAGATCCAAAATTAAATTTGCTTTTGTTCTATAAATCCAGGCAAAGCTGCGGGAAAGGAGGTGTGAAATGGAGGCCCCGGGAAAAATGAG
The sequence above is drawn from the Halarsenatibacter silvermanii genome and encodes:
- a CDS encoding sodium ion-translocating decarboxylase subunit beta, with the translated sequence MTEAFIDFLVSSGLVVLGPREIIMIVIALVLIYLGIVKEYEPLLLLPIGFGMMMVNLPLTGLMEEAAADDPAGLFQYFYYGLDLGIFPPLIFLGIGAMTDFGPMLANPKSALLGAAAQFGIFLTFIGSILLGFTGPEAASIGIIGGADGPTAIYISSLLAPDYLGAIALAAYAYMALVPIIQPPIIKLFTSAEERKIEMEQLRPVSQREKIIFPIAVSLVVVLLVPDAAPLVGMIMLGNLFKEACVVDRLSEVAENALINIVTIFLGLGVGASAAADVFLRTDTLAILLLGVLAFSFGTATGLFLGKLFNFLSDAKINPMIGAAGVSAVPMAARVVQKVGQEENSSNFLLMHAMGPNVAGVIGSAVAAGVMLSIFG
- a CDS encoding biotin/lipoyl-containing protein encodes the protein MGSKKRFKVTVAGETYEIEVEEISEYGSSRETAEIQKDSSPQKNSGSNSTAAKDNKMASKDNDEERDTGGGASKNETANGQVEAPMAGTVLELKVGEGDEVSEGELIMILEAMKMENEVYAPTGGSVKNILVSEDQSVDASDPVMTIE
- a CDS encoding OadG family protein, producing MSPLELIQDPEALAEMSVFDQLFAGGQVAILGMTIVFGILLLLLVTIKGIEIVAAESSKSSDKPAKNRTEEPTKSEKETSKEKETAQKQTGGAEKTGAIKPEIMAAIMAAVRSYYQEEGEDFRILRVSRGNQPISAWMMQQAQENRID
- a CDS encoding acyl-CoA carboxylase subunit beta, with translation MDEKIEQLKKKKEKIRQGGGEEKIAKQHERGKYTARERIDMLLDEGSFQEIGTFVEHRTQQLGMDEKEIPGEGVVTGRGTISGRNVYIFAQDFTAMGGSLGEMHAEKICKIMDEAAKAGSPVIGLNESGGARIQEGVASLSGYGNIFYRNSINSGVIPQLSAILGPCAGGTVYSPALTDFVFMVDGTSKMFVTGPDVIKSVTGEEVTHEELGGGMAHNRRSGVAHFLDDSEEECFDRIRRLLSYIPDNHRELPPFEENGDPLDRKEEELRSIVPDEPQKSYDVRDVIKPVVDEGEFLEVQPYFARNIVVGFARLGGHSIGIVANQPAVKAGCLDIDSADKGSRFIRFCDSFNIPVLSFTDVPGYLPGVEQEHGGVIRHGAKLLYAYSEATVPLLNVILRKAYGGAYIAMSSRHMEGDYVFAWPTAEIAVMGPRGAANIIFRREIEEADNPEEIRQEKIDEFRDNFANPYQAASLGYVDNVIQPENTRPQLIRSLEAIREKQQSLPAKKHGNFPV
- a CDS encoding aldehyde ferredoxin oxidoreductase family protein — encoded protein: MSNGYHGKVLKIDLSEETQEEIEIAEENYKKYFAGSGLAGWILNTEFDPDLSPLSEEVPLMFMAGMLTGTRVPTACKVSVVGKSPLTGIWAESTVGGFFGSQLKKTGYDGLILTGKASNPVSLLIDEDEVEIKNAEDLWGEDVYATEKKIKEENGKEFEVASLGPAGENQALIAGIMIGGRETRAAGRCGMGALMGSKNVKAVAVTGDKKPTLYDKDGLNDHLKQFIPELQDKAEGLTNFGTAGGVMGVEANGDLPIKNWTLGSWVEGAEKISGQNLDETGLVTGHYSCYACPIRCGKDVEVRVGPYEGEEGHGPEYETCAAFGSMVLNDDPEYLCAANDLCNRYGLDTISTGNAVAMAIESFQKGLITEEDTGGLKLDWGDGEAVLELIEKIAAREDIGDVLAKGVKRAAEELGGIAEEFAVHTKGLSYAFHDPRAFTSMAGNYATANRGACHLEALSYFAESGTYPPENFGFEKEIDPHHHENKGELTAVIQNFMNLFNALGLCKFLIQGEVTTEDFTDWVNLVTGWDFDVDDIFETGERLHNMKRMYNVKQGISRKDDQLAPRLLSHDRETGRSGGNLPHLGRILNDYYKERGWSQEGIPEKEKLESLGLEYLAE
- a CDS encoding sigma-54 interaction domain-containing protein gives rise to the protein MGIIVVDSRDKLIFISSWIKDILDRNKNVTESGIEEKISSFEQQGSSGYREGVLKLGDRKYKCRQFCPEKKFFSESQQEKRYIKSITVLDKFTEADFHAKTAFQSELETLITSEEVDKLKEQLKKLQKVFNNAYEALVIVDPDGYITDFNNAYEECLGLEAEEVKGRHVTEVIDNTRLHLIAESGDAEIGHLQNIQGEEMITSRIPLKEDGELIGVAGKILFEDAREVKALAQRLEVVENELDEYKNELKRRQEAKYTFSSIITRNERMEYLKEIAENCASSNSTVLINGESGTGKEMFAHAIHSGGARKYGSFVRVNCAAIPENLLESELFGYEEGAFTGARETGKPGKFELADGGSIFLDEITSMPLEMQAKILRVLQEREIQRVGGTERKKIDTRVIAATNEDVESLVAEGKFRQDLYYRLNVIRLQIPPLRKRKEDISILSDHILTELSEKLNEDRHELSPRALELLENYDWPGNVRELYNFLERAVNLSSGKMIEPEHLPDILTSSAGIDDTYGTGTTDAEKKAGAKTEQTEDFKTDDLESEDAVKIKKENLDLSKLVRRTEKRCIRQALAAAGGNKTEAARILGIHRNTLYNKLDKFGIQD
- a CDS encoding LamB/YcsF family protein, which gives rise to MGNKKSAIDLNCDMGESFGVYELGMDDQVIEYISSANIACGFHAGDHNVMKKTVGLAAQNEAGIGAHPSLPDLNGFGRRKMDISPEEIKNILTYQIGALSAFARSEDCTLQHVKPHGALYNMAAENYELAAAAAEAVKNIDDGLIFVALANSELLRAARDAGLDAACEAFADRAYTSDGTLASRSLAGAVIEDAEKIKSRVVRMVKDNEVKTIDGKIIEVEPDTICVHGDNPEALEIVRELVQTLQDSNIKIKPMRDILQKN